TTTTCATCAAAGAACAAGAGAAAGGAACTTATCACTACAAATGATCgtgaaaacaaatactattATACATtcaaaatacatgaaaaaaacaACCAGACATTCTCCAATACTAATGTTTTTGCACCACCTATTGTTGCAGCACTATCTAGTTGCTCCATGTGGACCGGGATGAACTAGTTCGGCTGCTTAAACTTGAAGGGTCCTTCTTCCAATCAGGATTCTGAAAGCATTTCAATGGTCTAACCTGTATATTcgatcatattttttaaaaagatgaaACAAGGAAAATAACTTCTACAACGACAAGTCGACATGAAAGGGCCACATTCCATTTGCTCAATATTATAAAGCTCGTTCTTGTCTTAATAATGCTCCATACGCTTGAAACTATGGTaagttattatttttcaaaaagctCGATCTAATGAGATGGctaaacaataatttttttactttaaaaatacTGCTTCGTGTAACACCCAAAAGTAAGTGAATGAAATACATGGGGTGGTTTTTTGTATCAAATAGTTTTGAACAAATGACTTTTAGGCTCGGACACCGTGTTTTGAACTAGTTCTCCTAATTTATCTAAAGtggtaaaataatttatatcttAACAATATTAGATACTCATCCCACGCACATGTACACAAGCGGCATATGAAAAGAAAAGGGGATAGTATTGAGAGAGAGGAAGTAGAAAAACTGACCTTCCAACGCCTTCTGTGGCCAAATCTATTGTAGATGGACTCGAGCCTTGGGATTATTTGCTTGAATGTTGGCCTCTTAGCTGGATTTTCACTCCAACACAGTTCAATCAACCTATAAAAGAGTAGGGCAAGCCAACAACAAGTTTGAATCGGCATAAATGTTTAGATTAAAGGTGAGAATATACAGCGACGTGAGTATGAAATACAATCAAGCGAAATAAAACAACGAGAAAGCACAATGAGCCGTATCATTTCTCCATGATAGGTGTGCAAGAAAACATTTGCATAACTTAAGAAATCATGAGTACGTACTCCTTCAATCCATGGGCATATAATTTTGCTGCGGCTCTAAAAGGTGGTCGTTCTTTTGCAGCATAACATACGGGAACTTCATCGTCTTTCTTTCCGTATAACGGTCGGTGTCCTTCAATCATCTAAGTTTAGCACATCAGAAAGATGAGTTAATGGAAAGCTGGTATAGACGACATAGTTTTTCAAAGTGACTCCTGCTTGACAATAAGGATACATTATGTTTCTTGTTAAAATACATTAACAAATAAGACAAAACTTATGATACAAAAGCAAATCAACAGGTGCATAATGGAAAAGATAACACCAGTCCCCCAAATAAATGGCATGATGCCAggattatattaaatttgaaattcgtcAATACACCGGATTAAAAACAGATTCATTCTACTATCTGAATTCTTGATATGGTCTCCAGATACCGACGAGACATTTTAATGCTACTTTAGTGAAGAGTTAAGAactattataaattaatattttgcttGATTCAGGTATATGTGCTATGAATCAATCAACACGTGAGCAAATTAAGTTCCAAACAGAATCTGCATGTATATTTCTGCAGGTATGCTAATTAAATTCTGTGTATTTCTCTAGTACCCTGTATATTGTTCGATAAAACAATGCTGCTATCATCAACAGTAAGTGGGAAACTCAACTCATAACTAAATCGAAAAACTTGTTCAGACCATGCAAATAAACAAAAATGCCTTCTAATCTAACATGTTCAAGGGATTTAGGTACATGAACATCACCTCTTGTAGAATCAAAGCGAATGAGAAAACATCCACTTTGGTATCATACTCCTCATTTCTGAAAACTTCAGGAGCCACGTACCGACCTGTCAACACAGAAGTAATATTCACAGAATCAGTAATTTATTTACTATATATTTCTGAAGGTGAAAGAATCATTTAGTTCTAAGCGAAAAATTAGTAGATGTTTGTATGCATATATACGTGATGATGGAATCTTGTTCCACAAGGTCCTTCCTGGAGTGGAACCAAAGACAAAATGAATCCTATGCAGACTAGACATTTCCAAATTATAATGTCCTAACCCTCAACTTGAAGTTTTGCAAAAAAGAATCTTCATAGAGTCAGCAAACTCACAAGAAGAATCCTGACAACTAAGAGGCCTATCTTCTTTAACTCTGTTGGCAACTTCTAGAAGCTTGCTAACGCCAAAGTCCGCAACTTTCAGATGTCCAGAATCATCCCTCAAGATATTTCTGCTTTgcagtaaaaaaataaaagtggcTTCTTTGAGAAACTAAAGCAACATAATGGGATTATGTCAACAATCATCCTAGTATTCTAGCAAAATACGCAGAAAAGTTCAAATGGAAAACTTACGAAGGCTCAAGATCACGGTGAATAATTGCTTCAGGTTTATGTTCATGTAGATAGTTCATTCCCCTGCATACCAAGATTTGCAAGACAAAAGTGAATTGCTAAATGATATTAGTAAGGAATTAGTATCAACATAACATACCCCAGGTTGATAGAGTTAGTTTGGTGCATTTTCGTGAGCCCAATAATTCATTGTGTTGTGCATGTGTGTATTACACATCTCTTGTAATTACCACAAAAAATTCCAAATAATGATGATTTCTTTGTGCAACCATGGTTTTCCAAATTTGATTTAAGAATGTTTTCTCGGTAAAATTATGTGTTCTCACCTATTGTTTtcctttcaaattttaatttgttgttCTGAAGTTTCCCGTGACAAAATAATTAGCTATACACGAATAAAACTTTCTGAATGTCACATTTGTAGTCTAATTTAGTTTATTTCTATGAAAAACAATTCATGTGCCAGTATCAATCATTATCCTAAGTGATAAGAAACTGAATATAAAAGATAAATAACCCGAGTTCTCAACTTCTTTCCATTTAAAAGAGACGAGTCTGTAAGAAAACACATTATTAAAGAAACTCAGAAACGTATTAAACCTTGCAATGTCCATAGCAAATCTGAGAGCTGTTACGGGTTTAAGAgctccttttcttttcaaatactCATGAAGGTCACCCTGAAAATATACAGGGTATATTTATCAGATGCTGGTTTAAGAATGGCTCAGAACAGATAACAAAATTCTCTAAGGACTATAAGGAAGATAAGCCCCGATATTAAATCAAACATCTAACTTCACGTCTAATACAgtataaactttaaaaataattgagaACTATCAATTCAATAGAAGAAAAGGAACCAAAACAAAACTATGCTAAACCTGAAAAAACTGCTGAGACAAAGTATATTCTAACATAACAAGCAATATATATGCATGtagaagaaattcaagacaACATAACAAATAAACTTCAGAACAAATAAGTTCATGAGAAAAGTTAACTAGGaaaaaagatgaaaagaatttagTTCACTGAAGTATATAAAACAGTTTCTCAGGAAAACCTTTGGTAAGTATTCAGTAACAATCATCATAGGACTACTTTGTGTCACGGCACCAAGAAATTGAACAACATTTGGATGTCTTATTTTCTGAAGCAATGCAAGCTCGTCTCTAAATGCCCGCCTGGAAATCACAGTAGTTTAGAACATGTGAAGTtgaaaagaattaaaataatatgtaatctATCAAAGAACTCACACTTTATCTTCATCAGCAATACCCTCCCAAAATGGTTTAACAGCAACTCGTGTTCCACCCCATGTAGCTATTCTGAAGGTTCCCTAAAAATATTCCATCAAAAAAGTGAATAAAAACTATGTCAGCTTTAACTACTATCAAATTGACTGCTTCAATAATATTTCTTGAATTTCAACCCATTGCATCTTAAATTTCCAAATAGTGAGGCTGTTCAGCTTATTTATCAATAATTCAATGGGCAAAAGAATCGAATAAACAATGTGCCAGAGTTATCCAAATACCTTGGTTATTTTAACGCTGTTCGAGAAATCGAGTTCTCTTGGATTAATCTCATATTCTGGTACCTCAAGAGCATTTTGAACATGCATAGGAGCAGGAGACATCTGAAGAAAACACAGCAAGCCATTAACCCCAAAGGACAAAGGCCGCTAACGAGAAGAAACCAGCTACCAGTTCCAAAAAAATTTTTGATGCACGCAAAACATTGTAaccaaaaaacaaataaagacaCTTACCAAACGCTTAGCACCATATTTCTCCAACAGTTTGATCACATCATAACTTTTATAATGTGCTGCATCTGCAAGAGGCTGTTCAAACAAGAATAGGTGGCATAATTGAGCTAGAGAACTGTAATTATATCACAAAGATTTCGCAAGTCTTCACTTGAGGACTAGGACATTTCCATGTTGTACAAGGTGCATTACTCAAGATTCTTCAAAGACATATATACGTAGAAAATACAATGAGACCAATGATTAATAAACTCTACATTACTAAGAATTTTCAAGAGCTAAAGGAAATAATAATCCCAGAATAGAAAAAGCAAGTACAAATTCCATAACAGAAACCCTGTTTACCGAAAGAACAAATTCAACTTGTATTGTCTCAGAGTCAATACATACCGTACTTCCCCATCGATCTTTAAGGTCTACCTCCGCCCCCCTTTCTATCAACAACTTGGCAACATCATGGTTTCCCTGGCAAGCAGCAACATGAAGAGCAGTACGATAATCGATATCTTTGAAATTAACATCTGCTCCGGAATCTAAAAGCTCTTTGATTCCTTCTAATTCGCCCTCGTTTGCCAAGAACATCAGCCTCAACCCAGGATCAATATCACTCACATCTCCGAAATCATGCTCATCATCCATATCGTCCAGGCTCTCAGAGCCCCGGTCTGGAGCCAAGGACGACTGCTTCAACAGTGTAAATCTCACAGGCATATCGGATTCCATTGGAAAAATCCAATCAAGAATTCCTCGTCACAAGAAATTTTCAATTGTCGAGCCAATATCAGTTACAATCCAACCGAACCCAGGTCTGCAAATTGCAATCAAGAATAACTTTACGTAAAATATTCATCACCGAGTCTTTTAAATAACTGGAATCAATAAacttttaaagaaaatggtGGCTCACGGAGTATTAGTATTTTCAAATTCTTAAAAGGAAGGCTATATATAACGCGAAACAGAATTAAAAGTCAATATCACAGAAAGAAAACTGGAAAGATAAACTGATCAAGAAAAGATCAATACCTGGAAAAAGTCAAGAATCCGCCAAGAAGAGTTCAAGTATTTGAGTTTCAGCCCTGAGAATTCAAAGATAGTTGAAATAAAGAAGTAAAATTCAAACCCACCCTATATTTTTGGAATCTAATAGTTGGAATCGAAAAGCAGGGAGACTGAATATTAAACTATGATGTAGGGAAGCTCCCGAAAGGCGCAATTTAGGTCAAGATCGGCGAATTATAGACAAGAATTAAGCAACCACGAAGTGCTTTCACTCTTCATTGTTTGTGTATATAGTGGCACCGCCAGCGTTACGAGTATGGAGAACAGGTAGACGTTGACAAATTCGAATAcaaggaaggagagtggaatTTACGCAGTAAGTGGTGGCGCGTGGCCAGTTGTGCTTGGCGGCGTGctttcttattaattttttccctATTTCCTTCCGGATTTGACTTTCCTTTCCTACTGGGAACTTTCACTCTACCGTGTTATcggaaatttaattttatttttcggaCACCGTCCAAtgatacatttaaaaataacatgtaTCAGTAAAAGATGCATGCGAAACCGGTACCGACAAATAACCAACCGACAATGAATAAGAAAGGTATAATAATGTTATGAATTactaatatcaaatattaataataatatcagcAAAAGAACGTTCTTCTGTGCTTCCATACATGCTCAACTCCACATATTTTTATACAGTCAAATGGGATTCGATTCCGCAAAAGAAGAGATCAGTAAAAAGCATTCACTGAAATTTGATCTTTGTAAGATTATCAATATGGCGCCGATGGCATCTTTAAAGTATACCGAATCAGTATAACTCTACTTCTTCTGACACAGCAACGGACAATGTCCAAtgatacatttaaaaataatatgtattaGTAAAAGATGCATACACATGCAttgtatgtgttattattatttttaatttgaacaaatattaataaacaattaacacaaaattattttgaatttataacatttgttcgatttaaaagagaagttttgtttagatttttttctagGTAAAATATGGATTGAATTGAGGAGGTTTTTAGTAAGGTAAGAaggataattatgaaattaattattttgatgttttttaaaatagttaCTATAAATGTCTCACacataataatatagtataaatattataaattcaatattataatttacataaaatttcCAGTGAGCCATCTAACGAAGACtcccttaaaaaaaattatgtcaaaagtaatacttttattgtaaatatgggcaGGATTCCGTCAcacgaataaagatatgtgacACCGTatcatattatatgatttatttatgcttcaatatataatttatttacgGATTAGTTGTTgcactaattaattaaatatattataaaattcacataaattacatatttataaattatattaaaattaccCAAGATGGCTAGAATTTGAAGATCCGAGAATCCTGAAAGACACGAAGAATTAATTAAGTGCGAGCAGAATTGATCATTATACGAAccaaatacataagaaattcgAGAAAAAAGAATCATGGGTCAATACTGGCACTGCACGTAAGATCCTGTATATCTCTACAAATTACTATTCAAAAGATAACACAAATGAAAAAATGAGACCATAACAAATGGATTGAAACACCACCACACTATAATACAGGAACAGTGATGGATGCTGGCATTGCGGTCGAGTTCCCCGAAATTGTATACCCCACTCCTAACATGTTCTCGCTCCTTTGGAACACCCTAGCCAGTGATGCTGCTTTTCTCCTGGCTCGTTTCGTGCCGGTAAATAGTAAACACTGCAATAAACTAGCCAATGACGGTGCATTCACAACCTTCACTGTGGTAGCCGCGCCACCTCCTCTACATAATTCGAGCAGCGCGGTCACAGCGTTTTCTTTACCCCTCGGAGTGCCACATCGCATCATTTCAGTCAACCTGCTGACCGCCCTTTCCTCATTTCCGACAGCTTCAGCCCCTGTTGGCTGCCGAACAATCAGTGCTAATGCACCTGCTGCTTCTTCAGATACGCCTTCATTTCCTAGTGCTTCAACTAGCACGCTTACGGCCCCCGAGTCTATCATTCTTGCACAATTCTCAGTGTAAGTTGATAGGTTATATAAAGCAGTAACCGCGTCTTTTTTACCTCGGGGAGTTCCATTTCTCACCAGTCCAGCCAAGGCTTCAATTGCCCCTTGTTTTTCGGCTATTTCTTTCTTGAATACATGAACAGCAGAGAGGCTGAATAATGTTGCGGCAGCATTCTCCCTGGCCTCAGTTGTGTGCCCGAATCTCAAAACTTCAGCGATTGCTCCTAAACACCCTTCCACATCCATGATTCTGCTTTTATTCTTGTCATAGATAGACAAGTTTAGCATTGCAGTTATGGAGTTTTCTTGTGCAACAGCATCCAAAGACGAAAGTAGCATTTTCAGAAGAGGAATAACACCAGCCTCACCTATGCAAGCCCTGCTCTCCTTCCCCGTTTTCGCCAGCAATCTAATCTCCAAGGCAGCCACCGTCTTTGCCCTAGGTGTCCCATTAGCTAGTTGATCGACGAGTAGGCCCACTGTGGCTTTTGTAGCTTCAGCAACAGCTTTGCTCCATGAATCAGCCACAGCACTTTCAGAAGATGAATATGCAGTCTCAAGTGGATCATATGAAATACCATTAGCCATGCACCACCGTAGAATCAGATTTCTCAGAGGTTTATTCGGCACCAACTGAGTATGAACAAGCTTCTGTCCAGTCTTGGGACAAGTACAGTGTCCTTCCATCCATCTCGAAATGGACTCACGATCATACGTCTGACCAGTTGATACTACCACCGGATCCTTCATCATTTCGAGTGATATCGGGCAACAAAAATCCTTCGGGATCGTTGTAAATGTTTCAGAAACATCCTTTGAAATCAAGCATTTCTCCGTTTTCTTGTTCCACCTTCCCAGTTCACCCTCCTCATCTTCAAATCTAAATAGTAAGAACCTACTGTACCGTATCAAAGCCACGAATCCATTAAGAATGGATTTCGTGGGTTCAATATTCCCGTCGTGATTAACAATCTGCTCCTCCAAGAACTCAATCTCGACTCTACAACTACTTACATTGAGAATCATCAATTTTTCTACGAAAAAGGAGTACAAATCATTGATATGGGGAATCCTCCCCTCTTCAAATTCACTCAGGAAATAATAAAACTTCGACCTTAACAAATCACCATGGTTATCAATCATCAATCTCGACTTTTTTGATTGTTTCCTTAACAACTCGACTTGTTCTTTAACATCCACAGGCAAGTTACATTCTCTAAGAGGCAAAACATCCAAAAGGATCGATATTTCCTGATTCAAATCATGAAAATGACCCGAAATTGAGTGGTTATGAAGCAACAACCACAACTTACTCGAACATTTGACATAATCAAGCAAGATTTTCGCCCTGTAAAGAAACAGGTACAACTCCTTCAAGCATAAAATTATTGTGGCATTCACTTGCAAGAACGCCACTTCGCGAAGAGCATCCACCATAACAGAAATCACCTGAATTTTCCGAATCAGAGATCTGAAATTCTCTCGCTGAAAGAAAGGCGCCGCATCAATTCCATCGGAAAATACTAACAACAGCTCTGAAGAAAAGGCCCGCAGGGTCTCTAAAAGTGAAGCATTCGACAGACCCCCGGGTAAAGGAAACACCACCATCGACAGCGATCTCCTCCAAAACAGCGGAAACTTCGCCGCCGATGACATTCATTCAAAACcgaaaatattacaaatatgTCACAAATACTCAGAGGGTCATTACGCTCAAATAAATTCTAGAATGTGAGACGATGTGTGAACGTCATCTTTCACTAGTGTATCTTACATAAATAGGAATACCTGCATATTCTGAATCCGCGTAAAGGGTGGAAAAGCAATCCGAAGAAGAACGCAGCGAAAGGGCAGTGACATAAAACGGTGTAGATTTTGTGCGCGTGTGTGTGTACACTTACCAATTGACTGGAATTTAGTATATAATAATCTTGATTTTACTTTTCTTCGAGGAAATTCAATGCCTTAAAGCGACGTTGGCCCAAGCTATGAGAACATTGGAATGGGGTGCCTAGTCTAGTTATCACTCCATCTACGTTCTTCCATCAACAAAAATGTGTGCGTCCGTAGTAATTCTTATTTCAAGattcaattttttatatttttgtgtttttactAAACACAAGGTAAAGATATGACACACAGAATTTCAATGAGTTTTGTGTCAATGTTATATTGTAACGCTTTTTTGTGCAAGATATTCGTGTGAACATCTGAatttaaagcaaaaaaaaactATCGAATCTCTATTATTTCGTTTGAATTCAGATGTTCGCATGAacattttgtatgaaaatgtaTCAATagtataacataatataattgATTTCAATGAGAAGTGAGGTTGGATAAGAGACATATTTATCAATTTAGGtgtttgaaattgaaatttttaaaatttacaacaatttattataatatgaaTTATTGGATTAGTTGGATATTGTGGTATGGATATGCCAAAACATGCTTAAAATACCATAGTATGcacatattcttttttttttcttattttattttgcaagtGAGATGTGTACTAAATTATTGAAGAAAATgtaatcaaaaaaatattagagaaaataaatatataattcatattaAGAATAAGCTAATGCATAAAAGATCTAAGAATCAAATCAAAAGATAAGAAGAATTCCTTTTTCGAACGATAATATTGGTGTCCAGAACTTGGTTGAATATCTTATTAGTTCAAGTCGGGATCATGTAGAAGCTTTTACCACCCCCGATCCTAAAATGTTCGAGCATACGCCCATCTGTGGCCTCAATCGAAGACTCAAATATATTACGGTCTATATTTTCATTAATCCAAACAATGATGGACGGAATGGCTTGAGATTAGAATTAAGATGCTGATAGCTTGGAAAAGGGTAGGATCATTCTTAGACTTGGACAGGGGAAAAAGACCGGGAACCCAGAGCTGGTCCCGAAAAACCAAGAGGAGATTGGGTGGAAGATAGCTCAGGCAAAGAAAGAGTACCatgtttttaaatcatattggtTATGCATCAACCTCGTAAGTCTGTCAGACAATTACCAACTTATACAAGCTTTATCCCATAACATCAACCAAGCGACACATAAAGATTAAGTCAATGAATCATGAACTCTATCCACCAATATTCAAGGGATAATATCTCTCTACGGTCTCAGATCGTGCTGAAGCTAAAACGTTGACTACGTCCTCGTATCTTGACAACTATCTGAACATCTCGGAGTTAGTTATCAACTTTGATATCCTATAAATACCTCCAATCGAGGTAAAATCAAGGAGTTCACTTTTTTCATGACCAATTGTCACTCACTATGTACTCAATATATAATACTTCTATTTTCTTTGCGTGAATATTTaactgacttgagcgtcgtaGTAATCACGCCGGAAATCCTTCTGGTGCCCTACTAACGTTTCTTGTTTTTCAAGTGTGTAAATCATCCAACCCGAACTACCTCAACTCAACTGCTAGTGCTCACAGGAAAAGAACTTTATTCTGTCTAATAAATTATCCACCCGACTCACCCGATTCATCCAAACATCATCATATGGCTTCATCATTACAATGTTTTGACCAATTTCTCGTGTCTAAAACTTCTAGCAAGTCCAAATCATTCCAATTTAATATATCCTCTCGTAAATCGAGTTACATGCTGGTTATCATTAACAACCCACTCGAGTTTGATgcaaataaagatttttttcatTTGACAAATTTCCTATatttaattatgagaatttattaaatttatatttctatTAAAAAAGGAGGAGTTTTAAAGTATAAAGTTTCGAATTAGTAATATTAATATCTTCAAAAATAGCCAAATGAAAGGAAACTTCAATGGTCGACATGATTATCTTTCTGTGAAGAGTTTAAACGGACAACGGT
This genomic window from Primulina huaijiensis isolate GDHJ02 chromosome 7, ASM1229523v2, whole genome shotgun sequence contains:
- the LOC140980834 gene encoding serine/threonine-protein kinase 12-like isoform X2; protein product: MESDMPVRFTLLKQSSLAPDRGSESLDDMDDEHDFGDVSDIDPGLRLMFLANEGELEGIKELLDSGADVNFKDIDYRTALHVAACQGNHDVAKLLIERGAEVDLKDRWGSTPLADAAHYKSYDVIKLLEKYGAKRLMSPAPMHVQNALEVPEYEINPRELDFSNSVKITKGTFRIATWGGTRVAVKPFWEGIADEDKVRAFRDELALLQKIRHPNVVQFLGAVTQSSPMMIVTEYLPKGDLHEYLKRKGALKPVTALRFAMDIARGMNYLHEHKPEAIIHRDLEPSNILRDDSGHLKVADFGVSKLLEVANRVKEDRPLSCQDSSCRYVAPEVFRNEEYDTKVDVFSFALILQEESL
- the LOC140980968 gene encoding U-box domain-containing protein 17-like; translation: MSSAAKFPLFWRRSLSMVVFPLPGGLSNASLLETLRAFSSELLLVFSDGIDAAPFFQRENFRSLIRKIQVISVMVDALREVAFLQVNATIILCLKELYLFLYRAKILLDYVKCSSKLWLLLHNHSISGHFHDLNQEISILLDVLPLRECNLPVDVKEQVELLRKQSKKSRLMIDNHGDLLRSKFYYFLSEFEEGRIPHINDLYSFFVEKLMILNVSSCRVEIEFLEEQIVNHDGNIEPTKSILNGFVALIRYSRFLLFRFEDEEGELGRWNKKTEKCLISKDVSETFTTIPKDFCCPISLEMMKDPVVVSTGQTYDRESISRWMEGHCTCPKTGQKLVHTQLVPNKPLRNLILRWCMANGISYDPLETAYSSSESAVADSWSKAVAEATKATVGLLVDQLANGTPRAKTVAALEIRLLAKTGKESRACIGEAGVIPLLKMLLSSLDAVAQENSITAMLNLSIYDKNKSRIMDVEGCLGAIAEVLRFGHTTEARENAAATLFSLSAVHVFKKEIAEKQGAIEALAGLVRNGTPRGKKDAVTALYNLSTYTENCARMIDSGAVSVLVEALGNEGVSEEAAGALALIVRQPTGAEAVGNEERAVSRLTEMMRCGTPRGKENAVTALLELCRGGGAATTVKVVNAPSLASLLQCLLFTGTKRARRKAASLARVFQRSENMLGVGYTISGNSTAMPASITVPVL
- the LOC140980834 gene encoding serine/threonine-protein kinase 12-like isoform X1, coding for MESDMPVRFTLLKQSSLAPDRGSESLDDMDDEHDFGDVSDIDPGLRLMFLANEGELEGIKELLDSGADVNFKDIDYRTALHVAACQGNHDVAKLLIERGAEVDLKDRWGSTPLADAAHYKSYDVIKLLEKYGAKRLMSPAPMHVQNALEVPEYEINPRELDFSNSVKITKGTFRIATWGGTRVAVKPFWEGIADEDKVRAFRDELALLQKIRHPNVVQFLGAVTQSSPMMIVTEYLPKGDLHEYLKRKGALKPVTALRFAMDIARGMNYLHEHKPEAIIHRDLEPSNILRDDSGHLKVADFGVSKLLEVANRVKEDRPLSCQDSSCRYVAPEVFRNEEYDTKVDVFSFALILQEMIEGHRPLYGKKDDEVPVCYAAKERPPFRAAAKLYAHGLKELIELCWSENPAKRPTFKQIIPRLESIYNRFGHRRRWKVRPLKCFQNPDWKKDPSSLSSRTSSSRSTWSN